TTTTTCCTACAAACTTTTTTTTCCCAATCATCTGACAAGAAGGAAGTTCATCCCTAGATATAAAAGGCTTCAAATCTGACACCCTACGATATACCTTATATTCAATAAACATTCTATCTATATTTTGATTATATGACATCTATTCCCTTTCACACTATTCGAAAAATTATGGTCATTTATCCCAATCATAATTATCGTAATCTATTTCCTTTCCTGTAGCATGGCATTCAGCCACATAATCAGCCCATTTTTTTCGCTTCGTCACATCAAAAGGCATACGTAGAAACTCATCCTTCCAAGGCTGTATAAAGTAACCAAAATCGTGTTTGTTCGTTACATACTGAACAGCATCTCTAATGGCGTTATACTCATATCCTTCTTTCAACAATGGTTCGTCACCCAGTTTAGAGTATATGTTTGCCACTTCCCGAAGCATCTTTGCAAATTCTTTGTATGTGGCAAAATTCTTTTCTTTTTTATCCATAATCATTCTTTTTTGTTTTGAGTATTAATTTTTTTCGATGAAAGTATTGGTTGTATTCAACACCCCGGCTGAATCTCGACTTTTGCCATCTCTTATGAAGATTCCTTCTTCTTTCAACCGTTCATAATCAAATTCATTCATCATGATAATGACAATATTTTCATTTGTATATAGCTTACACTTCATAAATTGAGTACCTTCTATTTTTCCAATTACGTCTATTTGGATTGTTCTTTCATTCATAATTCGTTTATTTATATATCGATTTGAGGATTATTCTTGTTTTTTTACTTCATATCCCTTTTCTCTGAGATACGCTGCTATATACTCATCATCTCCGACATCATTAAGGACATCGAAAAGATAACCTTTTACATAACTGGCTACTGCAACCGCATTTGCATACTCGATGTTCTGCGAAATGAATCTCACTTTCTCTGTTCTTCCTAAGCCTCTGAAGGCTTCTTCAATTTTGCTCATATTTATACTGTTTTACGCTAATTCTGTTTCAATAAACTTCATCATCTGATTGTGAAAAGAACCACTCCTTTTTTGCGCAGCCTTACAATCATCAATGGAAAGATTCGATTCCTTAATTATCCCTATTGCGATTGCTGGCATATCTCTGACTACTACAATATGCTGAACAGCAAACCAAATACCATCAATAAATTCATTATTCATATCTTCATTTTATTGGTTAAAACTCATATTCACTTTCATTGAAATTTTCGATTGAATAAATTAAACCACCGAAGTCACCTGCTGAGAAGCCTCCAGTAATATTACTTCGATGTGTTCCCTTATACTTACCAAAGGTTAATGTTCTTTCTTGATTCATTACTATTCTGTTATGCGTTATTTGGTATGATAATCCCATTTTATCTTGACTTATATATCTGGAAAAGAGACCTGTGAACTAAAGACTACTCTTTCTTTTCCTTACGCCTCGATTTGAGAAATTCTTTAGCCGCTTCTTTGTCCTCATGTACTTCATCTGATACATAATATATTATAGCCTTTGAATTGTGAGGATTGTTTTTCCACTTTCTTCCTATTGCATCCGGATTTACAACATATCCTTCTTTTGCCCATTGCAGGGCTGTTAGGCTCTTTTGGTTCATTCTCTTATACCAAAGAACCTTACGATGCATTTTTGTCCGGGGAGTAATTACTCCGTCTGCACATACCAGTCCTTCACAGTTGTAACCGGGGCTTTCCAGAAATTCAATTTCTTTTTGAATTTCTTTTATGCTCATTTTCTCGATGCGTTCCATGTATTGTGCAATCGTTTCATCTGTCATATCCGCTGCCATATTTCATGAATTTATGTATTAAAATAAGGCTATTAACTAGTTTAATAGCCCATTTTTGATTTCAAATACTATCAAACGTATTTATCCAATTCTTTTTCTAGCTTTTCCCTATCAATCTCTGGAAATAGTTCAAGAACAAGACTTAGCGAATCGCAATAATTGTTTGCATAGTTTTCTGTATCCATCAATCGTAACACCATTGAACAAAAAATACTCTTTTCCTGCTTAAAAGTACGATTTAACACAGAACTAGATAATCTGAAAATTTTCTTCTCTACTCCAATCATAAATTAATCCTTTCACATTTCTAATAATTGACTATCAATCTGTAGTTTTCTTCAATGCTTCAAAAGAAGACAAGTAATCATCAACAGCTTTATTTAACGCTGCATATTTATCTTTCCACGTCCTTATTTGCCGTTGTGTTTCAATATACCTATCATTCAAAGTTGCATAATTCTGAATAGCAAATCTAATAGCTTTAGCATCTGTTTTTTCACCAGATAATTTTTTTAGATTTTCTAACTCTGCGCAGGCTGCATCGTCTAAGCGTAATGTAAACTCTTTTTTCATAAAAAAATGATTAATGAATTAATACTGAAAAATAGCACTAACAGTTGGCTACGAAATGGATTTAAGAAGCAATGTTTCATGATTTTGTTTGCTGTTCTTTATACTGGCAGCCAAACCAGCTTTAAAGGTTTGTTTATCTCTTTATTTTCAATACTCAAAGATAGTGATTTTCTATAAATGTCGCAAATAATAGGACAATTATTTTTGTTAAAAATGGTTTTAGGTTTATAGACTGCCGAGGTTTTATTTTTCCCTAAAGTTTTTGGTATCATAATAATGTTCTCTTATCGTCCATGCCGGGCAGAACCCGGAAAAGTACGGTATCAAATACCTTCCCGGTTTCTCTCCAGTGCAGGCAGAAAAGGTATCAATTAGATGCAATCCTTTTACCGATGGGCGGTAGTTCCTGAATGGTGTCGGTGTCTTTTCTTTTATGATGCAGCCGTTTTCCTGTATTCAAGTATAGAGAGAAACGACACAAGGAACTTTAGGGAAAAGAAGATTTTTCGTGTGGCTCTTTCTGGAACTCTGGAAGTGAAGCGTGTTAATCACATATTATATATTATTTGTTTATATATTATATATTCACATATTATTTATATATATAATATTGTATTTTGTTCCTGTTCTTTTTCCCTAATGTTTTATGGTATCAATTTTTTGCGTCCGGCTTCCGGCTGCTTTTTGTATTTGGTATCAAAAGGTCGTTCTGCAGGGTGTGCCAGGAATGATAATTCGGTATCATTTCATCATGCCATGTTTACCCATCAGTGCCGGAACTCCGAAAAGTACGGTATCAATTTCTTTCCCTATAGTTCTTATTGGGTTAGACAACAAGACGCATTAAAATGTATTCTCAAAGTGAGAATGTATTTTAATTTGCGTCATGTTTCCGCTTCTGCAATGCTTACTAAAGTGGAGTTACCTAAAAGGTAGTGGAACTTTACTAAGGATTGCAGAAGGGATAAAGAAACATACCTTAGAAGGGTGGGTGGGTTTACCGATAGCAAAACTATTGGAGCGTAACAAAGTGAAGCGATTAAGCCTTTTTGGTTCTTTTTTGGCGTTTGAAAAAAGAACTCCCCCCAATGAGGGGGGAAGGAACCTTTAAGCAACCTTTGTATTTTTCTCTTCTTCAACTTCTTCCACATCTAGCCTTATATTTAGATGCTGGGCTATGAATTTACTACCTTTAATAGCATCTGCCAATACAGTAAATAAAAATTTAGGTTCTTCTTTTATTGCTTTGCACCATGATTTTAAATAAGCCGCATTTTCTTCTCTGACGGTTACAGAAATACCCAAATATACACCAGACAAAGCCGATATTAATTCTGCTACAAGTTCTTCACGCCCATAATTGAATTTATCATTTTCATAAAATCCTTTTCGATTTAGTCTATTTTTAACACCTGTACTATGTCCCATTTCATGTAATTCTGTACCATAAAAACTTTCTCCGTCCTTAAATTGGCTCTTTAAAGGTAAAGTAATGCTATCATTTGATATTGAATAAAACGCACTATCACTAGAAACCGTTTGAATAGGACATACCCAATTTTGATTCTTATTCATTTCATCAAGTATTGGATTTACATACATTTCTTTCTCTTCTTGTGGCTGTTCCTCTCCTGAAAATTTAGCCTTTAATATATCCCATCTATTGGGATATTTTTCCGCAAAGTTTGTTTGGTCTAAATTAAAAACTTGGAAATATTTTGTATAAGCTGCTAAACGGTATTCTTTTTGTTCTTCTTCTGATAATTTGTTATATTCATCATATGAAATTTTTTCATTTGTCTGACGATGATAAGCACAAAATAATGTATAATAAACAGGAAAAGCAACAGCACCTTTTAGAACATTAATACCTTCGTTTCGTGCTTGATTGAATGTCAAAAAAACAGGAGTTTGATAATTATATTTTTCACACAAAAAATAAAGTAAAAAAGCGTTTCCACCACTATAAGTACGACCTGTTAAATTTTGTGGTAAAAAGTTCTGTTTAGAGTTGACTTTAGAGAACCAAGGTTTTTGCCAATTCATAGACAAGCTTTCAATTTTTTCAACCATAAGGTTTACAAACTTCTCTGCATTTTTATCAAAAGTAGATTTCATAATTTTGTTTGCTGTTCTTTATACTGGCAGCCAAACCAGCTTTAAAAGTTTATTTATCTCTTTATTTTCAATACTCAAAGATAGTAATTTTCTATAAATGTCGCAAATAATAAGACAATTATTTTTGTTAAAAATAGTTTATAATCGGCTGATTTTTAA
This portion of the Jilunia laotingensis genome encodes:
- a CDS encoding ArdC family protein, giving the protein MKSTFDKNAEKFVNLMVEKIESLSMNWQKPWFSKVNSKQNFLPQNLTGRTYSGGNAFLLYFLCEKYNYQTPVFLTFNQARNEGINVLKGAVAFPVYYTLFCAYHRQTNEKISYDEYNKLSEEEQKEYRLAAYTKYFQVFNLDQTNFAEKYPNRWDILKAKFSGEEQPQEEKEMYVNPILDEMNKNQNWVCPIQTVSSDSAFYSISNDSITLPLKSQFKDGESFYGTELHEMGHSTGVKNRLNRKGFYENDKFNYGREELVAELISALSGVYLGISVTVREENAAYLKSWCKAIKEEPKFLFTVLADAIKGSKFIAQHLNIRLDVEEVEEEKNTKVA